In Thermovirga sp., the genomic window TTGATGGCGAGACTTCCGACGGGGGCGGGTTTCCTCCCTGGAGGCTCACTCTCGTGGCCGGGGATCCAGGACGTGTCTTCCGGTCCCTGGCTAGGGGCAACCTCTTGAAGGACAGTGGCGGTGCCTACCTCCGGAGCTGCGAGGCTTTCAGCGACGATGTCCCTACCGGTGCCGGGAAGGGCTTCATCGGGCGATACTGCCACGTCCTGCGGAAGGGCGTTCTCCGTGGAAAAGGTGGCTACTTTACTGGTCATGACATCTTTCTGCTGCCAGATCATGTAAAAGGAGATACCGATCGCGAAAAAGAGGAAGAGGAACATCCACGCCTTTGACACCTTCTGAAAACCTTTCTGAGGCGGCATATATTGCACCAGTGACTCCGCGAGGCCCTCCTCGCCCGGAAGAAAGGACTGGAAAACCTGTTCGTACTCGGGCCAAAGGTCGAAGGAATCGATAATCTCGAGGTAGGTTTTCACGAACCCCCTCGCGTAGATGTTCTGCGGCAGATCCTGAAGGGATCCATTTTCTATAGCCTCCAGGAAGGGCATGCGTATCTTGGTCTTTTCGGATACTTCCGAAAGTTTCAGGCCCTTTTGACGACGGCGCCCGCCTGCCTCCTCACCC contains:
- a CDS encoding DUF4115 domain-containing protein; protein product: MTEETRNAAQLGEEAGGRRRQKGLKLSEVSEKTKIRMPFLEAIENGSLQDLPQNIYARGFVKTYLEIIDSFDLWPEYEQVFQSFLPGEEGLAESLVQYMPPQKGFQKVSKAWMFLFLFFAIGISFYMIWQQKDVMTSKVATFSTENALPQDVAVSPDEALPGTGRDIVAESLAAPEVGTATVLQEVAPSQGPEDTSWIPGHESEPPGRKPAPVGSLAIKASGPCWIGVNRDDGGKVQKTLYAGDSYETIIDIRTTIRFGSAGAVSLTWDAQEVDSIGRMGEVVTIEFLPDGSMKRL